In Rutidosis leptorrhynchoides isolate AG116_Rl617_1_P2 chromosome 2, CSIRO_AGI_Rlap_v1, whole genome shotgun sequence, one genomic interval encodes:
- the LOC139892252 gene encoding UV-B-induced protein At3g17800, chloroplastic: METATALRSSFSTCVIRPSNSTDFGRARNRSVAFATGSNKRFSSFSNLRVGVRSVSLRSKKNRTSSIKASLSSDSSENDAPIAPLQLESPIGQFLSQILVSHPHLVPAAVEQQLEQLQTDRDAQMQNEEPSVTSTDLVLYKRIAEVKANERKTALEEILYALVVQKFMDANISLIPSVTPSRSASFKPVDAWPKQDEKLELLHSPEALEMIQNHLSLILGNRIDDSTSIAEISKLRVGQVYAASVMYGYFLKRVDQRFQLEKTTKILPEGIEKENSNIQQHASGDERVPSSNGSSQTHPEVTSWSELPNSGGFGQALKPSRLRNYVMSFDGESLQRYATIRSKEAVSIIEKHTEALFGRPEIVITPEGTVDSSKDEVIKISFGGLRRLVLEAVTFGSFLWDVESYVDSRYHFVAN; this comes from the exons ATGGAAACGGCAACTGCTCTTCGATCTTCTTTCAGTACTTGTGTTATTAGACCATCAAATTCAACCGATTTTGGTCGCGCACGTAATCGATCCGTCGCTTTTGCTACTGGTTCCAATAAG CGATTTTCTTCGTTTTCGAATCTGAGAGTAGGAGTCAGAAGTGTATCTTTGCGGAGTAAAAAGAACCGAACCTCTTCAATAAAAGCGTCGTTATCTTCTGATTCGTCTGAAAATGATGCACCAATTGCTCCACTTCAACTCGAGTCTCCAATCGGGCAGTTCCTTTCACAAATTTTGGTGAGTCACCCACATTTAGTACCTGCAGCAGTTGAACAACAGCTTGAACAACTTCAAACTGACCGTGATGCACAGATGCAAAATGAAGAACCTTCTGTAACCAGCACTGACCTTGTCTTGTACAA GAGGATCGCTGAGGTGAAAGCTAACGAAAGGAAGACAGCTCTCGAGGAGATATTGTATGCTTTAGTTGTGCAGAAGTTCATGGATGCCAATATTTCTTTAATCCCATCCGTAACACCGTCTCGTTCCGCATCGTTCAAGCCGGTTGACGCATGGCCCAAGCAAGACGAAAAGCTCGAGCTCCTTCATTCTCCCGAAGCTCTTGAAATGATACAAAATCACTTATCTCTCATTCTCGGAAACCGTATCGACGATTCAACATCTATTGCCGAGATAAGCAAGCTCAGAGTTGGTCAAGTGTATGCAGCATCCGTAATGTACGGTTATTTCCTCAAACGAGTTGACCAAAGATTCCAACTCGAAAAAACGACCAAGATTCTTCCAGAAGGTATTGAGAAAGAAAACAGTAACATTCAACAGCACGCGTCAGGTGACGAGCGGGTCCCGAGTTCCAACGGGTCTTCTCAAACTCACCCTGAAGTTACTTCATGGTCTGAACTCCCGAACTCGGGTGGTTTCGGGCAGGCGTTGAAACCATCTCGGTTAAGAAACTATGTGATGTCATTTGATGGTGAATCTCTTCAACGATATGCGACGATTAGATCGAAAGAAGCTGTTAGTATCATTGAGAAGCATACTGAAGCTTTATTTGGTAGGCCCGAAATTGTGATCACACCTGAAGGTACAGTTGATTCTTCGAAAGACGAGGTTATTAAGATTAGTTTTGGTGGGTTAAGGAGACTTGTGTTGGAGGCTGTAACATTTGGTTCGTTCTTGTGGGACGTTGAGAGTTATGTGGACTCCAGGTACCATTTCGTGGCTAATTAA